TGTCCAAAAGTTTTTCTACTTTTTACATCTTTTGGTCTAGTTGTGATACTATTTCCTATTAAGAATTTACCACGTGTTTCCTTTTTTCTACGTTTTCCTTTATGTCGTAAATTCTTAAGTGAAATACCTTTTAATTTACCAATATAAATCCAATTATAAATAGTTTTAAAGGAAAGTTTACCATTTAAAAGTGCATTAGAAATCTGTTCTGGAGACCAGTTTTCATGTAATTTTTCAGAAATAAGATTAGAAAGAACATCATTGTATTTACTAGAGCAAGAAGAATTTTTACGACGTTCAAGATATTTATTGTGAGCAAATGAAGAGATATATTCATTTTCAATTTTATTACGAGATAGTTCTCGAGCAATAGTAGAATGATGACGATGTAAAAATTTAGCAATAAAACGAGTAGAATAACCTAAAATAGAAAGAACCTCTATACGAATACGTTCAGATATGGTAAAATGATGATAGCTCATTATGAATTTTCCTTTCGTGTGGATTTTGTGTGGTAACTTTATTTTACACGAAAATTCATAATGAGTTTTTTATTTTTTTAGATGTTGCACTTCATTATACAATCCATCTTATAGAAAAAATATATGAAAAGGATTATTTATTATGATGAACTCCATAATTTTACTCGGTGCTATAGTATTAATCGCCTGTGTAATTGGCAGTAAAATTTCTACTAAGCTCGGAATTCCCACATTATTATTTTTTATTGGCTTAGGTATGTTATTTGGTTCAGAAGGTCTCTTCAAAATTGATTTTGAAAACTATTCCTTTGCTGAAAAAATCTGTTCTGCCGCTCTTATTTTTATTATGTTTTATGGTGGTTTTGGTACAAAATGGAGCACTGCTCGCCCCGTAGCCTTAAAAGCCACTTTACTCAGTACATTAGGTACTCTTATCACAGCTATATTAACAGGATTATTCTGCCATGTCGTCTTTAAATTACCTTTACTTGAAGGCATGTTAATCGGCTCTGTTTTAAGCTCCACTGATGCAGCTTCAGTATTTTCTATTTTGCGTTCACAACGATTAAATTTAAAATATGGCACTGCACCACTACTTGAAATAGAAAGTGGTAGTAATGACCCTTGTGCTTATATGATGACAATTCTTTTACTTTCTGCTATGGGCGGAGATATTTTATTATCTGATATAAGCTATTCTATTTTTGCTCAACTTGCTTACGGTCTTATCATCGGTGTAGCTCTTGCATTTATCGGTAGCTATGTACTACGTCATATTCGCTTTGGTGAAGATGGTTTTGACTCTATTTTTCTCGTTGCCATCGCACTTGCTGCATATGCACTGCCTTCTTTAATCGGTGGTAACGGCTATTTAAGCGCATATATTGCTGGTATCATTCTCGGTAATCAACGCATTCCACAAAAGAAAAACCTTGTAAACTTTTTTGATGCCTTCAATGGCATAATGCAAATGGTCATCTTCTTTTTGCTTGGACTTTTGGTTTTTCCATCAAACCTTATTTTATATTTTGTACCAGCATTGCTGATTGCTTTATTTTTGACATTTATCGCTCGCCCTGTAGCTGTTGCTATTCTTTTAACGCCATTTAAAGCCCCTCTTAATCAACAGCATATAGTTTCTTGGGCAGGTTTACGCGGTGCAGCATCCATCGTATTTGCCATAATTGCTGTTGTTTCGCCTAATTATCATAATGATTCTATCTTCTCCGTTGTTTTCTGTGTCGTTTTACTTTCATTATTATTCCAAGGAGCACTTTTACCTAGAGCTTCGAAAAAATTAAATATG
The window above is part of the Megamonas hypermegale genome. Proteins encoded here:
- a CDS encoding potassium/proton antiporter, which translates into the protein MMNSIILLGAIVLIACVIGSKISTKLGIPTLLFFIGLGMLFGSEGLFKIDFENYSFAEKICSAALIFIMFYGGFGTKWSTARPVALKATLLSTLGTLITAILTGLFCHVVFKLPLLEGMLIGSVLSSTDAASVFSILRSQRLNLKYGTAPLLEIESGSNDPCAYMMTILLLSAMGGDILLSDISYSIFAQLAYGLIIGVALAFIGSYVLRHIRFGEDGFDSIFLVAIALAAYALPSLIGGNGYLSAYIAGIILGNQRIPQKKNLVNFFDAFNGIMQMVIFFLLGLLVFPSNLILYFVPALLIALFLTFIARPVAVAILLTPFKAPLNQQHIVSWAGLRGAASIVFAIIAVVSPNYHNDSIFSVVFCVVLLSLLFQGALLPRASKKLNMIDDNENVLKTFNDYSDENDINFIRLDLKNDHPWVGKQIREIGSIPGALIAAILRQGATITPKGNTILKNEDSLIICAKSYQDKDGIKLNEIIINADSLLIGKKLKEADIGKDSLVVLIQRNGTDIIPDGNSEINAGDVLVVYSQKNLFHLA